A single region of the Thermoanaerobacterium aotearoense genome encodes:
- a CDS encoding 4Fe-4S double cluster binding domain-containing protein: MDKQKIILEKIKEWGASEVGFSYLGDVLPESLQDLKYGISVLIKLSDRIINEIDDKPTYTYFHHYRSVNTLIDQITLKTVLLLEKWGYNALAVPASQSIKELGEYRGLFQHKTAATMAGLGWIGKNGLLVTEKYGPRVRLGTVLTDFELEPGTPISESKCGECNLCVTSCPAMALHGRLWEAGIDRKEIVDAHACSEYMNKNFKHIGRGSVCGICIRVCPYGIKI, translated from the coding sequence ATGGATAAGCAGAAGATTATTTTAGAAAAAATTAAAGAATGGGGTGCATCAGAAGTTGGCTTCTCTTACCTTGGTGATGTGCTTCCTGAAAGTTTGCAGGATTTGAAATATGGTATAAGTGTTTTGATAAAATTGTCAGATAGAATAATTAATGAAATTGATGATAAACCAACTTATACTTACTTTCATCATTATCGCTCTGTGAATACATTGATAGACCAAATCACACTGAAAACTGTACTTTTATTAGAAAAATGGGGATACAATGCATTAGCTGTACCCGCCTCTCAGTCTATAAAGGAGCTTGGAGAGTACAGAGGATTATTTCAACATAAAACTGCTGCAACAATGGCTGGATTAGGATGGATAGGGAAAAACGGGCTTTTAGTCACTGAAAAATATGGGCCTCGAGTAAGGCTAGGGACAGTATTGACCGATTTTGAATTGGAGCCAGGCACTCCTATTAGCGAAAGCAAATGTGGGGAATGTAACTTGTGCGTAACAAGCTGCCCAGCAATGGCGCTACACGGCAGACTGTGGGAAGCTGGTATAGACAGAAAGGAAATTGTTGATGCTCACGCATGCAGCGAATATATGAATAAAAACTTTAAACACATAGGACGAGGGTCTGTTTGCGGAATATGTATCAGGGTATGTCCATACGGCATCAAAATTTAA
- a CDS encoding alpha/beta-type small acid-soluble spore protein, with protein sequence MARGSWNDKTKVVPEAHQALDNLKYEIAKELGLPVKQGSEDYWGTLTSRDCGAVGGHMLKRMVHYAESAMSNGVSISGEKTTKIGNGAAGSEAEYMNK encoded by the coding sequence ATGGCAAGAGGAAGTTGGAATGATAAAACAAAAGTAGTGCCTGAAGCGCATCAAGCACTTGATAATTTAAAATATGAAATAGCAAAAGAATTAGGTTTGCCAGTAAAACAAGGCTCTGAAGATTATTGGGGTACACTTACATCTCGTGATTGCGGCGCTGTTGGAGGACACATGTTAAAAAGAATGGTACACTACGCTGAATCCGCCATGTCAAACGGCGTCAGCATAAGCGGTGAAAAGACAACAAAAATCGGAAACGGCGCAGCAGGTAGCGAAGCAGAATACATGAACAAATGA
- a CDS encoding DUF4364 family protein, whose amino-acid sequence MSYEIQELAENKLIILYILNRIDMPITGEQINRIISDNNLMNYFYLQQYLNELEESNFVDLKESKYILTEFGLNALKLFFKHIQEDTRKKIDEYIVINKEKFKQESQYIATYYKKSDREYIANLQVVENDIVLIEINLNLVNAQQAKIVCDNWKQKSNDVYNYIVKALTPQ is encoded by the coding sequence TTGAGTTATGAGATTCAAGAATTAGCAGAAAACAAACTGATAATTTTGTACATTTTAAATAGAATAGATATGCCTATCACAGGCGAGCAGATAAACAGAATAATTTCCGACAACAACCTTATGAATTACTTTTATCTTCAGCAATACCTAAATGAATTAGAAGAAAGCAATTTTGTAGATCTTAAAGAAAGTAAATATATATTAACTGAATTCGGTTTAAATGCATTAAAGCTATTTTTTAAGCACATTCAGGAGGACACAAGGAAGAAAATAGATGAATACATAGTCATAAATAAGGAAAAATTCAAGCAAGAATCGCAATATATAGCCACGTATTATAAAAAATCTGACAGAGAATACATTGCAAATTTGCAAGTTGTAGAAAACGACATAGTTCTTATAGAAATAAATTTAAATTTAGTAAATGCTCAACAAGCAAAGATCGTATGTGACAACTGGAAGCAAAAGTCAAATGATGTATACAATTATATTGTAAAAGCCCTTACGCCTCAATAA
- a CDS encoding YncE family protein yields the protein MKIFVANKGDDTISYISDNHTRTFLKLIDDDFTYKSDKLHIPQKGPHRLLINSIRKELYSLNVFDDSISIIDIDDFHLQDTVYIGPSPNDGMILNNLIYVLNGDADCLTVFDIMTGKIIEQVNVGFQPQSIIYSKKRNKIFVSNTNSDSVSLINPIDLCVEKTLFVKSKPFGMCLSDDEKFLFVANSYLETGLDGSISVYDIINDTFDDDIKCGKLPISVAFFKSSLLVVNSCSNTLMKIDLRTKKRTELFCGYMPVFVRVFKNYALITVSGENKLILVDIENLKIERKIEVGKEPDGLIIEA from the coding sequence TTGAAAATATTCGTTGCCAACAAAGGCGATGACACCATAAGCTATATAAGCGATAATCATACAAGGACATTTCTCAAGTTGATTGATGATGACTTTACTTATAAAAGTGATAAATTGCACATTCCACAGAAGGGACCCCATAGATTGCTTATTAATAGCATAAGAAAAGAACTTTATTCTCTAAATGTGTTTGATGATTCAATAAGTATTATTGACATTGATGATTTTCACCTGCAAGATACTGTATATATTGGGCCATCTCCAAACGATGGTATGATTTTAAATAATCTCATATATGTTTTAAATGGAGATGCAGATTGTCTAACCGTGTTTGACATAATGACAGGTAAGATAATAGAGCAGGTTAATGTGGGCTTTCAGCCACAATCTATAATATACAGTAAAAAGCGCAATAAAATTTTTGTTTCAAATACGAATTCTGACTCGGTTTCGTTGATAAATCCAATTGATTTGTGTGTAGAAAAAACATTGTTTGTCAAGTCAAAACCATTTGGAATGTGTTTATCAGACGATGAAAAGTTTTTATTTGTGGCAAATTCGTATTTAGAGACAGGGCTTGATGGTTCTATATCTGTGTATGACATAATTAATGATACATTTGACGACGATATTAAGTGCGGTAAATTGCCAATATCTGTTGCGTTTTTTAAAAGCTCTTTACTTGTTGTAAATTCGTGTTCTAACACTTTGATGAAGATTGATTTGCGTACAAAAAAGCGTACAGAACTTTTTTGCGGCTATATGCCGGTTTTTGTAAGGGTGTTTAAGAACTATGCATTAATAACTGTTTCTGGTGAAAATAAGCTAATTTTAGTGGATATAGAGAATCTTAAAATTGAAAGGAAAATAGAAGTTGGGAAAGAGCCCGATGGTCTCATTATTGAGGCGTAA
- a CDS encoding bifunctional folylpolyglutamate synthase/dihydrofolate synthase: MNYSDAMEYIHNTNKFGIKLGLDNIRRLLEYMGNPQKNLKFIHVAGTNGKGSTCAFINSILISAGFKVGLYTSPYLEEFEERMRINNENIPKDKLTDYVEYIKGVVDRLLADGYHHPTEFELITAIAFKYFCDENVDFVVLEVGLGGRFDATNVIDDSLVSVISTIDYDHMDKLGDTLGKIAYEKAGIIKENGTVVSFYQKDEALQVIKRAASLKKASLDILDINDVEIVESNSDYQIFNYKDYRNLKICIIGKHQIYNASLALMAVEKLKSQGITISEEAIRAGLTYARWPGRIEVLNRCPFIVIDGAHNPQGMAVLKEALSLFSYERLVLVIGMLKDKDTDKMLKLIVPMADIVITTKPISDRAYTAEELAEKIKNVNPLHFEDIDDAIDEALKKASEKDLILFCGSLYMIGHVRTYLKRVIK; encoded by the coding sequence GTGAATTACAGTGATGCAATGGAATACATTCACAATACTAATAAATTTGGCATAAAATTGGGACTTGATAACATAAGACGCCTTCTTGAGTATATGGGAAATCCTCAAAAAAATCTCAAATTCATTCATGTAGCAGGTACAAATGGAAAGGGTTCTACATGTGCTTTCATAAATAGTATCTTAATCAGTGCTGGGTTTAAAGTAGGACTTTACACGTCACCATATTTGGAAGAATTTGAAGAAAGAATGAGAATAAACAATGAAAATATTCCAAAGGATAAATTGACAGATTACGTTGAATATATAAAGGGCGTTGTTGACAGGCTGTTAGCTGATGGGTATCATCATCCGACAGAATTTGAATTGATTACCGCAATTGCATTTAAGTATTTTTGCGATGAAAATGTCGATTTTGTGGTGCTGGAAGTGGGATTAGGTGGACGCTTTGATGCTACCAATGTCATTGACGATTCTTTAGTATCTGTGATTTCTACGATAGACTATGACCACATGGACAAGTTGGGAGATACTTTGGGAAAAATAGCCTATGAAAAAGCAGGAATAATAAAAGAGAATGGAACTGTAGTAAGTTTTTATCAAAAAGATGAAGCACTGCAGGTGATTAAAAGAGCAGCAAGCCTTAAAAAAGCATCTTTGGATATTTTGGATATTAACGATGTTGAAATAGTAGAGTCCAACAGCGATTATCAGATTTTTAATTACAAAGATTATAGAAATCTTAAGATATGTATAATTGGCAAACACCAGATTTACAATGCCTCATTGGCTTTAATGGCTGTAGAAAAACTTAAATCCCAAGGCATAACTATAAGTGAAGAAGCTATAAGAGCTGGACTTACCTATGCGAGATGGCCTGGCAGAATTGAAGTATTAAACAGATGCCCATTTATCGTGATAGACGGTGCCCACAATCCTCAAGGCATGGCAGTATTAAAAGAGGCTTTAAGCTTGTTTTCTTATGAAAGACTGGTGCTTGTCATCGGTATGTTGAAAGACAAAGATACTGACAAAATGCTTAAGCTAATAGTACCTATGGCAGATATTGTAATAACGACAAAGCCTATAAGCGACAGAGCTTATACGGCAGAAGAATTGGCTGAAAAGATTAAAAATGTGAATCCGTTACATTTTGAAGATATAGATGATGCTATTGATGAAGCTTTGAAAAAAGCCAGTGAAAAAGATTTGATACTTTTCTGTGGTTCACTTTATATGATAGGACATGTAAGAACATATTTGAAAAGGGTAATAAAATAA
- a CDS encoding GNAT family N-acetyltransferase: protein MFTLFKRVEKNPTLTIREANIKDAKGIVKLIESVGKEKIYMVSEEPGWTEEEERQMIKRLDRGKDLILVADYGGQIVGCLTLFRYYGGRSSKVQHVGEIGISVDAKYRNIGIGSKLFEYAIDWAKKRSYSKLCLSVFSSNANAIHLYQKYGFEEEGRRKKQFKIGNEYVDEIMMGLFL from the coding sequence GTGTTTACACTATTCAAAAGGGTAGAAAAAAATCCGACTTTAACCATAAGGGAAGCAAATATCAAGGATGCCAAAGGAATAGTGAAGCTAATCGAAAGCGTTGGAAAAGAAAAAATATACATGGTTTCAGAAGAGCCGGGATGGACGGAAGAAGAGGAAAGGCAAATGATAAAGCGGCTTGATCGTGGGAAAGACTTGATTTTGGTTGCTGATTATGGTGGACAAATAGTTGGTTGCCTTACGCTTTTTAGATATTATGGTGGCAGATCTTCCAAAGTTCAACATGTAGGTGAGATTGGTATAAGCGTGGATGCTAAATACAGAAATATAGGCATTGGTTCGAAGCTGTTTGAATATGCCATCGATTGGGCCAAAAAGAGAAGCTATTCAAAGCTGTGTTTAAGTGTATTTAGCTCTAATGCCAATGCCATCCATCTGTATCAAAAATACGGATTTGAAGAAGAAGGCCGCAGAAAGAAACAATTTAAAATCGGAAATGAATACGTAGATGAAATAATGATGGGATTATTTTTATAA
- a CDS encoding valine--tRNA ligase: MEISKTYNPKEFEDRIYSEWMEKGYFTPKIDLSKKPFTIVIPPPNITGQLHMGHALDNTMQDIIIRWKRMQGFVTLWIPGSDHASIATEVKVLDQIREETGLTKRDIGREKFLERAWQWKEKYENRILDQLKKLGSSCDWTRKRFTMDEALSKAVREVFVSLYEKGLIYRGDRIINWCPSCKTALSDAEVEHEDEQGHLWYIKYPVKGEEGYITIATTRPETMLGDVAVAVNPNDERYKQFIGKVLILPIVGREIPVVGDDYVDPSFGTGAVKVTPAHDPNDFEIGIRHGLDFINIMNEDASINENGGEYSGLDRYEARKKIVEKLRDMGLLVKVEDLNHSVGHCYRCHTTVEPFLSKQWFVKMEPLAKPALDAVRTGKIEFIPERFEKIYFNWLENIKDWCISRQLWWGHRIPAWYCDDCGHVNVSKDDPTCCEKCGSKNIHQDEDVLDTWFSSALWPFSTMGWPEETNDLKYFFPTDVLVTGYDIIFFWVARMIFMSLEFMKEVPFRRVLIHGLVRDSQGRKMSKSLGNGIDPLEIIDKYGADTLRFTLITGNAPGNDMRFSDDKVEASRNFANKLWNASRYVMLNLTSDDTTLYLENLNIADKWILTRLNGVIKEVTENLEKYELGIAAGKLYDFLWSEFCDWYIELSKPVLYGDDLEAKKVTKSVLRYVLDNTLRLLHPFMPFITEEIFRNIPHEGDTIMLSKWPEYREDLIFEKEAKDTMLIMDAIKTIRNLRAEASVAPSKKARVIINTDKEDVIKIFKDGENYITKLAGASEVMYIKDKDVLPQKAVSGSIEGALVVMPLEDLIDIKDEIERLKSEREKVLSEIKRAEGMLKNEKFVGKAPKHVVDAEKEKYEKYSEMLKNLDERIEYLLK, encoded by the coding sequence ATGGAAATTTCTAAGACGTACAATCCTAAGGAATTTGAAGATAGAATATACAGCGAATGGATGGAAAAAGGCTATTTTACGCCAAAGATTGATTTAAGCAAGAAGCCATTTACTATTGTAATACCACCTCCAAACATCACAGGGCAACTGCACATGGGTCACGCTTTAGACAATACGATGCAGGACATAATAATCAGATGGAAAAGAATGCAGGGCTTCGTCACTTTATGGATACCAGGCTCAGACCACGCCAGCATTGCTACAGAAGTTAAAGTTCTTGACCAAATCAGAGAAGAAACAGGGCTTACCAAAAGAGACATAGGAAGAGAAAAATTCTTAGAGAGAGCATGGCAGTGGAAGGAAAAGTATGAAAATAGGATTTTGGATCAGCTTAAAAAATTAGGATCTTCATGCGATTGGACGAGAAAAAGGTTCACAATGGACGAAGCGCTGTCGAAAGCCGTAAGAGAAGTCTTCGTTTCTCTCTATGAGAAAGGGCTTATTTATCGTGGAGACAGGATAATAAACTGGTGTCCCAGTTGCAAAACCGCATTATCAGATGCAGAAGTAGAACATGAAGATGAACAAGGACATCTTTGGTACATAAAATATCCTGTAAAAGGTGAAGAAGGATATATAACAATAGCTACTACAAGACCTGAGACAATGTTAGGAGATGTGGCTGTAGCTGTAAATCCTAATGATGAAAGGTACAAACAGTTTATAGGCAAAGTTCTCATATTGCCGATCGTCGGAAGGGAAATTCCGGTCGTAGGTGATGATTACGTAGATCCTTCATTCGGAACAGGAGCTGTAAAAGTTACTCCTGCACATGATCCAAATGATTTTGAAATAGGCATAAGACATGGCCTTGATTTCATAAATATAATGAATGAAGACGCATCGATAAATGAAAATGGTGGAGAATACTCTGGACTGGATAGATATGAGGCGCGAAAGAAGATAGTCGAAAAGCTAAGGGATATGGGACTTTTGGTAAAAGTTGAAGATCTAAATCATAGCGTAGGACACTGTTATAGATGCCATACAACAGTTGAACCATTTTTGTCAAAACAATGGTTTGTCAAGATGGAGCCTCTTGCAAAGCCGGCGTTGGATGCGGTAAGGACAGGTAAAATAGAATTTATACCTGAAAGATTTGAAAAGATATATTTTAATTGGCTTGAAAACATCAAAGATTGGTGTATATCAAGGCAGCTATGGTGGGGTCATAGGATACCAGCATGGTATTGCGATGATTGTGGTCATGTTAATGTCTCAAAAGACGATCCTACATGCTGTGAAAAATGTGGCAGCAAAAACATACATCAAGATGAAGATGTACTTGATACATGGTTTAGTTCAGCATTATGGCCATTTTCGACTATGGGTTGGCCAGAAGAAACAAATGATCTTAAATACTTCTTCCCAACCGATGTGCTGGTTACAGGTTATGACATAATATTTTTCTGGGTTGCCAGGATGATTTTCATGAGCTTGGAATTCATGAAAGAAGTGCCTTTTAGGCGAGTCTTGATACACGGGCTTGTAAGAGACTCGCAAGGAAGAAAAATGAGTAAATCTTTAGGTAATGGCATTGATCCTCTGGAGATAATAGATAAGTATGGTGCTGATACGTTAAGATTCACTCTTATCACTGGCAATGCTCCAGGAAACGATATGAGATTTAGCGATGATAAAGTGGAAGCCAGTAGAAATTTTGCTAACAAGCTTTGGAATGCATCAAGGTATGTGATGCTTAACCTTACAAGTGATGATACGACGCTTTATTTGGAAAATCTCAACATAGCTGATAAATGGATTTTAACAAGGTTAAACGGTGTAATAAAAGAAGTGACAGAAAACTTGGAGAAGTACGAATTAGGTATAGCTGCCGGAAAGTTATACGATTTTCTCTGGAGTGAGTTCTGTGATTGGTATATAGAACTTAGCAAGCCTGTCCTTTATGGTGATGATTTGGAAGCAAAGAAGGTAACGAAGTCTGTCTTAAGATATGTGTTGGATAACACATTGAGACTGTTGCATCCTTTTATGCCGTTTATAACAGAAGAGATATTTAGAAATATACCACATGAAGGCGATACGATTATGCTTAGCAAATGGCCTGAGTACAGAGAAGATTTGATTTTTGAAAAAGAAGCAAAAGATACTATGTTAATAATGGATGCAATAAAGACAATAAGGAATCTAAGGGCAGAGGCTTCTGTAGCACCGTCAAAAAAGGCGAGAGTTATAATAAATACAGACAAAGAAGATGTTATAAAAATATTTAAAGATGGAGAGAATTATATTACTAAACTTGCTGGTGCCAGCGAAGTGATGTATATTAAAGATAAAGATGTGTTGCCTCAAAAAGCTGTGTCAGGTTCAATCGAAGGTGCATTGGTCGTAATGCCTCTTGAAGACTTGATCGACATAAAAGACGAGATAGAAAGGCTTAAATCTGAAAGAGAGAAAGTTTTAAGCGAGATAAAGAGAGCCGAAGGAATGCTTAAAAATGAAAAGTTTGTAGGCAAAGCGCCAAAGCATGTAGTGGACGCTGAAAAAGAGAAATATGAAAAATACAGTGAAATGCTTAAGAATCTTGATGAACGCATCGAGTATTTGCTAAAATGA
- a CDS encoding biotin transporter BioY, producing MNNYNSNKSLSLHLKKLTLASMFASITVVLSFISIPLPFSPVPITGQTLALMLSGSLLEPATAFLSMIIYLALGAIGIPVFAGFHGGIGILMGPTGGYLLAMPIASFVTSTVLKYGRISFLKLIVSNIIGGIVIVYLLGVLQLGIVAQLNLKKAILLGALPYIPGDFIKVLLSSYLALKLMPILKKHIKTER from the coding sequence TTGAATAACTACAATTCAAACAAGTCTTTATCTTTACATTTAAAAAAGCTGACATTAGCATCTATGTTTGCATCAATCACTGTAGTGCTAAGCTTTATAAGTATACCACTTCCTTTCTCTCCTGTGCCAATAACAGGTCAAACATTGGCATTAATGTTGTCTGGAAGCCTTTTAGAACCAGCAACAGCTTTTTTAAGCATGATCATTTATCTGGCACTTGGCGCAATCGGAATACCTGTTTTTGCAGGATTTCACGGTGGCATAGGAATACTTATGGGCCCTACAGGTGGATATTTATTGGCTATGCCAATCGCATCATTTGTCACATCTACAGTATTAAAATATGGAAGGATTAGCTTTTTGAAGCTGATTGTTTCTAATATAATCGGCGGCATAGTGATAGTCTATCTTTTGGGAGTTCTACAATTAGGTATTGTAGCACAATTAAATTTAAAAAAAGCAATTTTATTAGGTGCACTGCCATACATACCTGGTGATTTTATAAAAGTTTTACTGTCTTCATACTTAGCTTTAAAATTGATGCCGATATTAAAAAAGCACATAAAAACTGAAAGATGA
- the larC gene encoding nickel insertion protein, with protein sequence MSPEYYQYIFDRLLKSGALDVYATPIFMKKQRPANMLSVLCKEENLDILRKVIFEETSTFGLRQYKVDRYALERNFKVIRTPFGDVRVKMGYLDGKLIKSHIESDDVRIIAEKTGLSVQAVLNVLRQYDGT encoded by the coding sequence ATGAGCCCGGAGTATTATCAGTACATATTTGATAGGCTTTTAAAAAGTGGAGCTTTGGATGTCTATGCTACTCCCATATTTATGAAAAAACAAAGACCGGCCAATATGCTTTCTGTGCTTTGCAAGGAAGAAAATTTGGATATTTTAAGAAAAGTGATTTTCGAAGAAACATCTACATTTGGTTTAAGGCAGTATAAAGTGGATAGATATGCTCTTGAAAGAAATTTCAAGGTCATCAGGACACCTTTTGGTGATGTAAGAGTCAAAATGGGTTATCTTGATGGGAAACTCATAAAATCCCATATAGAGTCAGATGACGTAAGAATAATAGCCGAAAAAACAGGCCTTTCTGTGCAGGCTGTTTTAAATGTTTTGCGTCAGTATGATGGCACATAA
- the larC gene encoding nickel pincer cofactor biosynthesis protein LarC, whose product MKLLYFDCFAGISGDMTISSLLGHGIDVDKFKEELNKLSLSGYSLKFGTAKKNGITANTFKVDFDEEHHHHRTMKDIEDIINGSLLNDNIKEMSLKIFRNLADAEGKVHGMPPHEVHFHEVGAVDSIIDIVGTSVLVDMIKPDKIIFSKLPLGSGFVKSQHGLIPIPAPATAELLKGIPVYDNGVRGELVTPTGAAIAKTLAHEFGAIPECEFESIGYGAGNKDFEVPNVLRTIIGTVELKKK is encoded by the coding sequence ATGAAGCTTTTGTACTTTGACTGTTTCGCGGGAATTTCAGGAGATATGACTATTTCATCTCTTTTAGGACATGGCATAGATGTAGACAAATTTAAAGAGGAGCTGAATAAGCTTTCATTAAGTGGATACAGCTTGAAATTTGGAACAGCTAAGAAGAATGGGATAACTGCAAATACTTTTAAAGTCGACTTTGATGAAGAACATCACCATCACAGGACCATGAAGGACATTGAAGACATAATAAATGGCAGTTTGTTAAATGATAACATAAAAGAGATGAGCCTTAAAATATTTCGCAATTTGGCAGATGCCGAAGGAAAAGTCCATGGCATGCCGCCTCATGAAGTTCACTTCCATGAAGTGGGAGCAGTAGATTCCATCATTGACATAGTTGGGACATCTGTGCTTGTAGACATGATAAAACCTGATAAAATCATCTTTTCGAAATTGCCTTTAGGGTCTGGATTTGTGAAAAGCCAGCATGGTTTGATACCTATTCCGGCACCAGCTACAGCAGAATTATTAAAAGGCATACCTGTATACGATAATGGAGTACGCGGTGAGCTTGTGACGCCTACAGGTGCGGCAATAGCTAAAACATTGGCTCATGAGTTTGGAGCGATACCAGAATGTGAATTTGAATCTATAGGATATGGAGCAGGGAATAAAGATTTTGAAGTGCCAAATGTTTTGAGGACGATTATAGGTACTGTAGAATTAAAAAAAAAGTAG
- the larB gene encoding nickel pincer cofactor biosynthesis protein LarB, protein MMYDNYIKDVLEKYNSGIMKLDEALEKLKKLPYEDLGFAKIDYNREVRRGYPEVIYCEGKTPEQVREIAARMYEKGSDVLGTRASLDHFKAVKEVCDNAVYYDVARIISIRANEAKKTKGVIGVVAAGTSDLPVAEEAAVTAELMGNTVKRIYDVGVAGIHRLMSKVDELRSFRVIICIAGMEGALPTVVGGLVACPIIAVPTSVGYGANFHGLSALLAMLNSCSSGVSVVNIDNGFGAAYSASLINRIGE, encoded by the coding sequence ATGATGTACGATAATTATATAAAAGATGTATTAGAAAAGTACAATAGCGGAATCATGAAATTAGATGAAGCTTTAGAAAAGTTAAAAAAACTTCCTTATGAAGATTTAGGCTTTGCAAAGATAGACTACAATAGAGAAGTCAGGCGCGGATACCCTGAAGTCATATACTGCGAAGGTAAAACCCCTGAACAAGTAAGAGAAATAGCAGCAAGAATGTACGAAAAAGGCAGTGATGTTTTAGGTACGAGAGCATCATTGGATCATTTTAAGGCAGTAAAGGAAGTATGCGATAATGCTGTTTATTACGATGTGGCGAGGATAATATCAATAAGAGCAAATGAGGCAAAAAAGACAAAAGGTGTAATAGGAGTTGTTGCAGCAGGCACATCAGATCTTCCTGTTGCGGAAGAAGCGGCTGTAACTGCTGAGTTGATGGGCAATACTGTGAAGCGCATATATGATGTAGGTGTTGCTGGAATACACAGATTGATGAGCAAAGTGGATGAGCTAAGGAGTTTTAGAGTCATAATATGCATTGCCGGAATGGAAGGTGCTTTGCCTACCGTTGTAGGAGGGCTTGTCGCATGTCCAATCATTGCGGTACCCACAAGTGTAGGATATGGAGCTAATTTTCATGGGCTTTCGGCTCTTCTCGCGATGCTTAACTCATGTTCAAGTGGTGTCAGTGTTGTCAATATTGATAATGGATTTGGTGCAGCGTACTCCGCAAGTTTGATAAATAGGATAGGAGAGTAG
- the larE gene encoding ATP-dependent sacrificial sulfur transferase LarE, with protein sequence MKLEEKYENLKKYIEKLGSAVIAFSGGVDSTFLAKVCYDVLKDRCLAVTATSSTYPQREFREAQELAKEIGIRHKVIRSEELEIEGFSKNPIDRCYYCKSELFSKLKNVADEEGIKYVLDGTNYDDTGDFRPGRRAARELGVKSPLLECGFTKNDIREMSKILGLPTWNKPAYACLSSRFPYGQEITDEKLSMVDKAEEYLLNLGFVGFRVRHHGDIARIELDQRQINMMLDESVRKNVVSKLKEIGFKYVALDLEGYRTGSMNEAVAELINDVR encoded by the coding sequence ATGAAACTTGAAGAAAAATACGAAAATTTAAAGAAGTACATAGAAAAACTTGGAAGTGCTGTCATAGCTTTTTCCGGAGGAGTTGATAGCACTTTTCTTGCAAAAGTCTGCTATGATGTTCTTAAGGATAGATGTTTAGCTGTTACTGCTACATCTTCTACATATCCGCAAAGAGAATTTAGAGAAGCGCAAGAATTGGCCAAAGAAATTGGTATAAGGCATAAAGTCATAAGATCTGAGGAGTTGGAGATAGAAGGCTTTTCAAAAAATCCTATAGATAGGTGTTATTATTGCAAAAGCGAATTGTTTTCAAAGTTAAAAAATGTGGCAGATGAGGAAGGCATTAAGTATGTTCTTGACGGCACAAACTACGATGACACAGGAGATTTCAGACCTGGAAGGCGCGCAGCAAGGGAATTAGGCGTAAAAAGTCCTTTATTGGAGTGCGGATTTACGAAAAACGATATAAGAGAGATGTCTAAAATTTTGGGACTTCCGACTTGGAACAAACCTGCTTATGCATGTCTTTCTTCTCGCTTTCCTTATGGGCAGGAAATAACAGATGAAAAATTGTCTATGGTGGATAAAGCGGAGGAATATCTTTTGAATTTAGGCTTTGTAGGTTTTAGAGTAAGACATCATGGGGATATTGCCAGAATAGAACTTGACCAAAGACAGATTAACATGATGCTGGATGAATCTGTGAGAAAAAATGTAGTTTCAAAATTAAAAGAGATAGGGTTTAAATATGTAGCTCTTGATCTTGAAGGGTATAGGACAGGCAGCATGAATGAAGCCGTAGCGGAGTTGATAAATGATGTACGATAA